From a region of the Phaseolus vulgaris cultivar G19833 chromosome 6, P. vulgaris v2.0, whole genome shotgun sequence genome:
- the LOC137831466 gene encoding ammonium transporter 1 member 3-like, translated as MGVSWEESVTYSINAIYLLFSAYLVFVMQIGFAMICAGSVRAKNAMNIMLTNVVDAVVGSISFYLFGFAFAYGTSNPFIGSNLFALAHIPNGTYDYAFFLYQWAFAIAVTGITSGSIAERTQFSAYLVFSFFLSGFVYPVVVHWVWSSSGWLSPSSTPLMLGSGAIDFAGSGVVHLVGAVAGLWGSIIEGPRAGRFDALGRPVPLRGHSATLVVLGTFLLWFGWFGFNPGSFDKILVAYPGTSDQGNWTSVGRTAVTTILAGSTAGIVTLFGRRLLVGHWDAMDVCNGLLGGFVSITSGCSVVEPWAAIICGFVSAWVLIGLNIVALKLNYDDPLEAAQLHGGCGTWGLLFTGLFAKEEFVIQVYNSGEIGVSRPYGLLLGGGWGLIGAQVIEILTIFGWVSVTMGPIFYALHKLELLRIPVNEEVTGLDISCHGGFAYAQENYYLRLYGDYMPIQHGLS; from the coding sequence ATGGGGGTTTCATGGGAAGAAAGTGTGACTTATTCCATCAACGCAATCTACCTTCTCTTCTCAGCGTATCTTGTCTTTGTCATGCAAATTGGGTTTGCCATGATATGTGCAGGTTCAGTGCGTGCCAAAAATGCAATGAACATAATGCTCACCAACGTGGTTGATGCAGTGGTTGGTAGCATCTCCTTCTACCTCTTCGGTTTTGCATTTGCATATGGCACTTCCAACCCTTTCATTGGCTCCAATTTGTTTGCTCTAGCCCACATCCCAAATGGCACTTACGACTATGCTTTCTTCCTTTACCAATGGGCTTTTGCTATAGCTGTAACAGGCATCACAAGTGGATCCATAGCTGAGAGAACTCAATTCAGTGCCTATCTTGTTTTCTCATTTTTCCTTAGTGGCTTCGTCTACCCGGTTGTTGTCCATTGGGTCTGGTCATCAAGTGGTTGGCTCAGTCCAAGTTCAACTCCCTTGATGTTGGGCTCAGGAGCAATTGACTTTGCTGGGAGTGGAGTGGTGCATTTGGTTGGTGCAGTTGCTGGGCTTTGGGGCTCCATCATAGAAGGCCCACGGGCCGGCCGGTTTGATGCTTTAGGCAGGCCCGTGCCTCTAAGAGGCCATAGTGCAACACTTGTTGTTCTTGGGACGTTTTTGCTGTGGTTTGGTTGGTTTGGATTTAATCCAGGATCCTTTGACAAGATCCTTGTGGCCTATCCCGGTACGTCGGATCAAGGTAATTGGACGTCGGTCGGACGGACGGCCGTAACGACCATATTAGCTGGTTCGACGGCCGGGATAGTCACGTTGTTTGGCCGACGGTTGTTAGTCGGCCACTGGGATGCAATGGATGTGTGCAATGGCTTGCTTGGTGGGTTTGTTTCCATTACCTCCGGATGCTCAGTTGTTGAGCCATGGGCTGCCATTATTTGCGGGTTTGTGTCGGCTTGGGTTCTAATTGGGCTGAACATTGTGGCCCTAAAATTGAACTATGATGATCCATTAGAGGCAGCCCAATTGCATGGGGGGTGTGGTACTTGGGGTTTGTTGTTTACTGGGTTGTTTGCCAAGGAGGAGTTTGTGATCCAAGTGTATAATTCTGGTGAGATTGGGGTTTCAAGGCCCTATGGTCTCCTACTTGGGGGTGGATGGGGATTGATTGGAGCCCAAGTGATTGAGATTTTGACAATCTTTGGATGGGTAAGTGTAACAATGGGCCCCATATTTTATGCCTTGCACAAGCTTGAGTTATTGAGAATTCCTGTTAATGAGGAAGTTACTGGCCTTGATATTTCTTGTCATGGAGGCTTTGCTTATGCTCAAGAGAATTATTATCTCAGACTTTACGGAGATTATATGCCTATTCAACATGGCCTATCTTAG
- the LOC137831468 gene encoding E3 ubiquitin-protein ligase AIRP2 isoform X1 produces the protein MGKCSFKDSLKALEADIQYANTLALDYPRDRDGGCFQMRISYSSAAPLFLFLLQWTDYRLAGALGLLRVLIYVSYGNGKNTMTVYERKASIRQFYSVIFPALLQLEKGITDLEERKQKEVALRYKGKSGFMEREQSDVDIEREEECGVCLEVKAKVVLPDCCHYMCLKCYRDWCQRSQSCPFCRDSLKRINSGDLWIYTDMNDIVDIGTISRENCKRLFLYIEKLPLIVPDPRSVFYDPFLR, from the exons ATGGGAAAGTGCTCCTTCAAGGACTCTCTTAAAGCTCTGGAAGCTGATATTCAGTATGCTAATACCCT GGCATTGGACTATCCAAGGGACAGAGACGGAGGATGCTTTCAGATGAGGATATCTTACAGTTCAGCAGCCcctctttttctatttcttcttcAGTGGACTGATTACCGCTTGGCTGGTGCTCTGGGTTTGCTGAGAGTTCTAATTTATGTG AGTTATGGAAATGGGAAGAATACTATGACAGTATATGAAAGGAAAGCAAGCATTAGACAATTTTACT CTGTTATATTTCCTGCTCTGTTGCAACTTGAGAAAGGAATCACGGATTTGGAGGAAAGGAAACAGAAAGAAGTCGCTCTTAGGTACAAAGGAAAGAGTGGCTTCATGGAGAGAGAACAATCTGATGTTGACATTGAAAGAGAAGAGGAATGTGGAGTTTGCTTGGAGGTGAAAGCTAAAGTTGTGTTGCCTGATTGCTGCCACTATATGTGTTTGAAGTGCTACAGAGATTG GTGTCAGAGGTCTCAATCTTGTCCCTTTTGCCGGGATAGCCTGAAGAGAATAAACTCTGGGGACCTTTGGATTTACACAGACATGAATGATATTGTTGATATTGGGACAATTTCCAGAGAGAATTGCAAGAGGCTGTTTCTTTACATAGAGAAGTTGCCTTTAATTGTTCCAGATCCAAGATCTGTGTTCTATGATCCATTTCTGAGATGA
- the LOC137831468 gene encoding E3 ubiquitin-protein ligase AIRP2 isoform X2 codes for MRISYSSAAPLFLFLLQWTDYRLAGALGLLRVLIYVSYGNGKNTMTVYERKASIRQFYSVIFPALLQLEKGITDLEERKQKEVALRYKGKSGFMEREQSDVDIEREEECGVCLEVKAKVVLPDCCHYMCLKCYRDWCQRSQSCPFCRDSLKRINSGDLWIYTDMNDIVDIGTISRENCKRLFLYIEKLPLIVPDPRSVFYDPFLR; via the exons ATGAGGATATCTTACAGTTCAGCAGCCcctctttttctatttcttcttcAGTGGACTGATTACCGCTTGGCTGGTGCTCTGGGTTTGCTGAGAGTTCTAATTTATGTG AGTTATGGAAATGGGAAGAATACTATGACAGTATATGAAAGGAAAGCAAGCATTAGACAATTTTACT CTGTTATATTTCCTGCTCTGTTGCAACTTGAGAAAGGAATCACGGATTTGGAGGAAAGGAAACAGAAAGAAGTCGCTCTTAGGTACAAAGGAAAGAGTGGCTTCATGGAGAGAGAACAATCTGATGTTGACATTGAAAGAGAAGAGGAATGTGGAGTTTGCTTGGAGGTGAAAGCTAAAGTTGTGTTGCCTGATTGCTGCCACTATATGTGTTTGAAGTGCTACAGAGATTG GTGTCAGAGGTCTCAATCTTGTCCCTTTTGCCGGGATAGCCTGAAGAGAATAAACTCTGGGGACCTTTGGATTTACACAGACATGAATGATATTGTTGATATTGGGACAATTTCCAGAGAGAATTGCAAGAGGCTGTTTCTTTACATAGAGAAGTTGCCTTTAATTGTTCCAGATCCAAGATCTGTGTTCTATGATCCATTTCTGAGATGA